A region of Veillonellaceae bacterium DNA encodes the following proteins:
- a CDS encoding DNA starvation/stationary phase protection protein, which translates to MEKKLNHLLADLVVEYHKLQSFHWYLKGYHFFDDHAKLEEYYDAIAEAVDTVAEDMLMLGFKPESTMKGFLSISSIEEAKNQEVTSVEAYEAVLADFKYLLDEVKGVKAAADESGDYLTSTKMDDYIEFFSKAIWMVGQEVR; encoded by the coding sequence GGAATATCATAAGCTGCAGAGCTTCCACTGGTACCTGAAGGGTTACCATTTCTTCGATGATCATGCAAAGCTGGAAGAATATTACGACGCTATCGCTGAAGCAGTCGACACCGTCGCTGAAGATATGCTGATGCTTGGCTTCAAGCCGGAAAGCACGATGAAAGGCTTCCTTTCGATCTCTTCTATCGAAGAAGCAAAGAATCAGGAAGTGACTTCCGTAGAAGCTTACGAAGCTGTCCTTGCAGATTTCAAGTATCTCCTGGATGAAGTCAAAGGCGTCAAGGCGGCTGCTGATGAAAGCGGTGATTACCTCACATCTACCAAGATGGACGATTACATCGAATTCTTCTCCAAGGCAATCTGGATGGTTGGACAGGAAGTCAGATAA